The Candidatus Omnitrophota bacterium genomic sequence AGGACCGGAAGGATAGCGATGGATACGACGGGTAAGGGTTTAAAGGCTGACGGAAAGCCTGAAGTCAACGAATAGAAAGGGGATAGTAAAGAAATGGCAAAGATTTATTATGATAAGGACGCGGACCTGAACATCTTGAAGGGCAAGAAGATAGCTGTAATAGGATATGGCATACAGGGCCGTGGTCAAAGTTTGAATTTAAGAGATTCCGGACTCGACGTTATAGTGAGTGAGATCCCGAGCTCAAAGAATTATGAGATAGCAAAGAAAGACGGGTTTAATCCGGTGCCGGCGGATGAGGCTTCAAAACAGGCCGATATTGTTCAGATATTGACAGAAGACCATGTCCAGGCAAAGGTTTACCATGATTTGATAGCGAAGAACATGACGAAGGGGAAGGCTCTTCTCTTCTCCCATGGTTTCAATATACGCTTTAAACAGATAAAGCCGAATAAGAAGATCGACGTATTCATGGTGGCCCCTAAGGGGCCTGGTGCTCTCTGCAGGAGGATGTACGAAGAGGGCAAAGGCGTTCCATGCCTTATAGCGATATACCAGGATGCGACGGGCAATGCCAAACAGATCGCGCTTGCTTATGCCAAGGGCATAGGCGGGACGAGAGCGGGCGTTATCGAGACGACGTTCCAGGAAGAGACCGAGACGGATCTCTTCGGCGAGCAGGCGGTACTCTGCGGCGGAGCGAGCGAGCTCATAATGGCGGGTTTCGACACGCTGGTCGAGGCCGGTTACCAGCCCGAGATAGCGTATTTCGAGGTCCTGCACGAGCTTAAGCTGATCACCGACCTGATCCAGGAATACGGGATAAGCGGAATGAGG encodes the following:
- the ilvC gene encoding ketol-acid reductoisomerase, with translation MAKIYYDKDADLNILKGKKIAVIGYGIQGRGQSLNLRDSGLDVIVSEIPSSKNYEIAKKDGFNPVPADEASKQADIVQILTEDHVQAKVYHDLIAKNMTKGKALLFSHGFNIRFKQIKPNKKIDVFMVAPKGPGALCRRMYEEGKGVPCLIAIYQDATGNAKQIALAYAKGIGGTRAGVIETTFQEETETDLFGEQAVLCGGASELIMAGFDTLVEAGYQPEIAYFEVLHELKLITDLIQEYGISGMRRRVSNTACYGDVSRGKRIINERTRKEMKKMLKEIVSGKFAREWIRENEEGRPSFNKMLKEGDAHPIEKVGEDLRKMMPWMGSGK